Proteins from a genomic interval of Salvelinus alpinus chromosome 7, SLU_Salpinus.1, whole genome shotgun sequence:
- the LOC139580756 gene encoding DNA-directed RNA polymerase III subunit RPC5-like — MASEEDDDPIIQEIDVYLAKSLADKLYLFQYPVRPSSMTYDDVTHLSAKIKPKQQKVELEMAINTLSPNYCRSKGEQIALNVDGTTSEDSNTYSVKMMDKQTFTSIQSTTNTSRYAAAVFRKGELHITPLHGILQMRPSFSYLDKADGKHREREAANEGGDSSQDEVEEDVKAVTVRFSRPESDQARQRRIQSYDFLQKKQAEEPWVYLHYHGLNDGRSDHERQYLYCQAMGGSENTELVKTPKEYLAMLMPPITEEKIVRPVGPSNVLSMAQLRTLPLGDQVKTLLKNVKVIPFANLMGLLTPGTDSTAVLRCIQQVALLVQGNWVVKSDVLYPKNSCSPHSGVPAEVLCRGRDFVMWRFTQERSVMRKEITAIIKLPPEDVKDFLEHMAVPRINRGWEFMLPSDSDFIKKHPDVAQRQHMLWMGIQSKLEKVFNFSKEDVVSKKHPQTEAMHVSGEQRLKAAQERARQNQPSLQKDLSARRQGKGGAGPSGGTGVRVKEEPVSDGEDEPMDTSSSSSALPNGLVNGYPSAATSAALNPHNGHGGTHTHSPSPELRDFVWNMFRKQHVLTLSEVKRLFNLHLASLPPGDSLFHSISDRLLQDTILMSHCKQILVPFPAQSTAAADEQKVFAVWETGETFDKHRQVLYEIFMKNYRVRRNVIQTRLTQEMGDQVTKADVDRLLKECCVSFGGMWYLKGTLQS, encoded by the exons ATGGCCAGTGAGGAGGACGATGACCCCATCATACAAGAG ATTGATGTATACCTAGCTAAAAGCCTTGCGGACAAGCTATATCTGTTCCAG TATCCAGTACGCCCTTCCTCTATGACCTATGATGATGTCACTCATCTATCTGCCAAGATCAAGCCCAAGCAGCAGAAG GTGGAGTTGGAGATGGCCATTAACACTCTGAGTCCTAACTACTGTCGAAGTAAAGGAGAGCAGATTGCCCTCAATGTGGACGGAACCACCTCAGAGGACTCCAACACCTACTCTGT GAAGATGATGGACAAACAGACGTTCACATCCATCCAGTCCACAACCAACACCTCCAGATACGCTGCTGCTGTCTTCAGGAAAG GGGAGCTCCACATCACGCCGCTGCACGGTATCCTCCAGATGCGACCCAGCTTCTCCTATCTGGATAAGGCTGACggcaaacacagagagagggaggccgcTAACGAAGGGGGAGACTCTTCTCAGGATGAGGTGGAGGAAGACGTCAAGGCCGTCACT GTGAGGTTTTCCCGTCCTGAGTCGGACCAGGCTCGTCAGCGGCGTATCCAGTCGTACGACTTCCTTCAGAAGAAACAGGCAGAGGAGCCCTGGGTCTACCTGCATTACCACGGCCTCAAC gatgGCCGGTCAGACCACGAGAGGCAATACCTGTACTGTCAGGCCATGGGAGGCTCTGAGAACACAGAACTGGTAAAAACACCAAA ggagTACCTGGCAATGCTCATGCCCCCTATCACAGAGGAGAAGAT tgtgaggCCCGTAGGTCCCAGTAATGTGCTGTCCATGGCTCAGCTCCGGACCCTGCCGCTAGGTGACCAGGTCAAAACCCTGTTGAAGAATG tCAAAGTGATACCGTTTGCCAACCTGATGGGTTTGTTGACCCCTGGGACAGACTCCACTGCAGTGCTGCGCTGCATCCAGCAGGTGGCGCTACTGGTGCAGGGCAACTGGGTGGTCAAGAG TGATGTGCTGTATCCTAAGAACAGCTGTAGTCCCCACAGTGGTGTGCCTGCTGAAGTGCTGTGTCGAGGAAGAGACTTTGTG ATGTGGAGATTCACTCAGGAGCGCTCAGTGATGAGGAAGGAGATCACAGCCATCATCAAG CTCCCGCCGGAGGATGTGAAGGACTTCCTGGAACACATGGCGGTGCCTCGTATAAACCGTGGCTGGGAGTTCATGTTGCCAAGCGACAGTGACTTCATCAAAAAGCACCCTGACGTGGCCCAGCGGCAGCACATGCTGTGGATGGGGATACAGAGCAA ATTGGAGAAGGTCTTCAACTTCTCTAAGGAGGACGTGGTATCCAAAAAGCACCCACAAACAG AAGCTATGCATGTGAGTGGTGAGCAGCGTCTGAAAGCAGCCCAAGAGCGTGCACGACAGAACCAGCCCTCTCTTCAGAAGGACCTGAGCGCTCGTCGACAGGGAAAGGGTGGAGCCGGACCGAGCGGTGGAACCGGAGTCAGAGTCAAAGAGGAACCTGTCAGCGACGGTGAAGACGAACCCATGGacacatcctcttcctcctccgctCTCCCTAACGGGTTGGTAAACGGTTACCCATCCGCCGCCACTTCCGCTGCCTTGAATCCTCATAACGGGCACGGCGGGACTCACACGCACTCACCGTCCCCTGAGCTGAGGGACTTTGTGTGGAACATGTTCAGGAAGCAGCATGTGCTGACGCTGAGCGAAGTCAAGAGGCTGTTCAACCTCCACCTGGCCTCCCTGCCTCCCGGAGACAGCCTGTTCCACTCCATCTCAGACCGCCTGCTACAGGATACTATACTGATGAGCCACTGCAAACAGATACTGGTGCCT TTTCCAGCCCAGAGCACAGCAGCTGCTGATGAGCAGAAGGTGTTTGCTGTGTGGGAGACAGGAGAGACCTTCGACAAG CATCGTCAGGTCCTGTATGAGATCTTCATGAAGAACTACCGAGTGAGGAGGAACGTGATCCAGACCAGGCTGACGCAGGAGATGGGAGACCAGGTTACCAAGGCCGATGTGGACCGCCTGCTTAAG GAGTGCTGTGTGAGCTTTGGAGGGATGTGGTACCTAAAGGGTACCCTACAGTCCTGA